The Mesoplodon densirostris isolate mMesDen1 chromosome 20, mMesDen1 primary haplotype, whole genome shotgun sequence genomic sequence CAGGGAAGGTGATCGGAGGTGGAGGCTCTGAGAGCGAGTCTGTCTCTGCGGGCACCTGGGTGCAGTCCGCTCTAGGATGCAGTGACACCCTCGGCCCAGGAGCCCTGAATCTGCCAAAGGAGAGCAATTCTCCTCTAATGCCTCTGCTGTAAAGCCTTTGCATTTTTTGTTATCATCTAGGATGGGGCGTCACAGGTTTGAAGACATCAAGATATGCCAGAAAAGATGCTTTTTGGTCCTCAGTCTTATGCTCATTAacgaaaacaaaaattttatgacCTTTTATATGGcttttggaggttttttttttttttgtggtacgcgggcctctcactgttgtggcctctcccgttgcggagcacaggctccggacgcgcaggctcagcggccatggctcacgggcctagccgctccacggcatgtgggatcctcccggaccggggcacgaacccatgtcccctgcatcggcaggcggactcccaaccactgcgccaccagggaagccctgtgcctccttttgatgagtctggccctTCCCTACCCGCAGCCCCTTGAAATGCCCACGAAGCAGGAGGGCGAGTGAACAGGAGGGTGATCGGCTATGTCAGGGAGACCCAGTCTCATTTGGTCTACCCTAGAATGTGTTTATCTGGTCCTGCCAAATGCAAGAGGCACCTGTCTGTAGAGCCACCTTGAGCAAAGTTCTCTACAGGGAGGACCCTTCAATCCACCGGCCACCTTTCCACTCCAGGGCTCCACACCCGTGCTGCCAGTGCTCTCCTGGCACCGCTGTGAAATGCTACCAGTTTAGCAGGTGAGGGCTGGTTTGACCAGCTGCTTTCAGCCTCAGAGAGCACACACGGAGACTAAGGAAACCCACATCTCCCGCTTCTTTTCTAGGCCGAGGGCCAAAGGATGAGGATTTGATCTCGTTTCCCCCATCCGACTCTCCCCTACTCGTTCCAGTCTGGTCTCTCCAGGCAGGTGCCCAGCAGGTTCTCGATGAGCCCATGTTGTGCATGTGTACTGGGCATGTGAGTGTGGGAAACGAACATCCTCCTCTCAGGGAACTAGGAATTCAACTGAGAAGACCAaagtactaaaaaagaaaaaaaaaaggaactacagTTTGGGATACATGttatgaagaaatacaaataattgCGTTGGAAAGACAATAGTCCTGGGGCACTTAAGCACATGAAGAGGACGGAGCAGATCTCCCCGACACTGACATTTAGGTTGAGAGCTACAGGTGCAGAGAGGTCGTTCACGGGAAGAGGAGaaaagtattccaggcagagggaacagcgcaAGTGAGGGCACACGGACAGCCAAGAGCTGGTGTGCACGAGCCACAGGGAGGCCAGGGGGGGCTCTGGCGGCAGAGCAGGGGCCGCTGGGGAACGGCACAAGTCTGGAGAGGAGGCCCAGGCTCAGATCACCATAGCTTTGTAGACCACGCTAAAGGGCTTGGTTGCATTTAATCACAAAGTAATAGCAAATTTTTGCagggattttaaaaagaagtgtgACATGAACCAATTAACGTGAAACAAGAAAGTCCACCATCTATCCCCCACACTCCCTTTAATTGGCTGAATGAAGGTGACCACGTAAAATATTTCCTTGCTAAAACTTTTCAACATTGTTATAATTCTGATTAAAATGATGGTATTAAAGGCCACTgggttaaaacacacacacacacgcaaaagtCATGCTGGAAGCAAATCAGACGGTGAAGCCAATCAGCTAGGAAAGCGGAGGAGGTGGGGTGGTCCGGGAAGCTGTCATCCTGTGTGAGTCCCACCACTCCTCCTCCCCGCATTCTCCAGTCAGTTTCCGTCATTTTCCCCCAAACACCTGCTGCCTAAGCCTCGCCTCTCGGTCCCCGGTTACAATTAATCACAGTGACTTATTCTGCTATTTAGTGAGAAGTGACCTCAATGCAGACAGGATACATGGCTACGGGACTTCTCGCTGCTGGAGGAATTGTAAAAGACCAGAATTCAGAACTGGAAAATGCCCCAACACCTATCCGTGCTGTTTGAAAAAGCGGACCGTCAACTCATTGAATCCA encodes the following:
- the LOC132481351 gene encoding beta-defensin 104A-like, which encodes MRMSLFLFAVFFFLAPVRSDLNADRIHGYGTSRCWRNCKRPEFRTGKCPNTYPCCLKKRTVNSLNPVKDRNPVEPGP